The Opitutaceae bacterium genome has a window encoding:
- a CDS encoding FadR/GntR family transcriptional regulator produces MTNESIKSVSIVDAIEGHLKAMIVSGELEPGQKLPSERELQDSLGVSRLPLREALARLQALGLIRIRHGKGSRVVEKVSKTALRDVLIAFFPHQNSERLRELVEARGLLESEISALASKNATEKDFDRLEAIIRSGKKAIKHPEDFANHDYTFHHEVAILANNSFLLLMHEALGPHIRSFIMAYANSEKDRASAHKRNQALLEAIKSRDPLLAAQKAREHLQPCLKGIVTTSDETTGVPVGDTPSGQSPPAARISPSIKGRRKSPAVAGR; encoded by the coding sequence GTGACAAACGAATCAATCAAATCCGTCAGTATCGTCGATGCCATCGAAGGCCATCTCAAGGCCATGATCGTCAGCGGTGAACTGGAACCGGGCCAGAAACTGCCCAGCGAGCGTGAATTGCAGGACAGCCTCGGCGTGAGCCGGCTGCCTTTGCGGGAGGCACTGGCCCGTCTCCAGGCCCTCGGCCTGATCCGGATTCGCCATGGCAAGGGAAGCCGGGTGGTGGAAAAGGTGAGCAAGACGGCACTGCGCGATGTCCTCATTGCCTTTTTCCCGCATCAGAATTCCGAGCGGCTGCGCGAACTGGTCGAAGCCCGGGGTCTCCTCGAATCCGAGATTTCTGCCCTGGCCAGCAAGAACGCGACCGAGAAGGACTTCGACAGGCTCGAGGCGATCATCCGGTCCGGAAAGAAGGCGATCAAGCACCCCGAAGACTTCGCGAATCACGACTACACCTTCCATCACGAGGTGGCCATTCTGGCGAACAACAGCTTCCTTCTGCTCATGCATGAGGCGCTCGGACCCCATATCCGGTCCTTCATCATGGCCTATGCCAACTCGGAGAAGGACCGGGCCAGCGCCCACAAGAGGAATCAGGCTCTCCTCGAGGCGATCAAATCGCGCGATCCCCTGCTGGCCGCCCAGAAAGCCCGTGAACATCTGCAGCCCTGTCTGAAGGGCATCGTTACAACCTCAGACGAAACGACGGGAGTTCCGGTCGGCGATACCCCTTCCGGACAATCACCACCGGCAGCCAGGATTTCGCCCTCGATCAAGGGCCGCAGAAAGTCGCCCGCCGTTGCCGGCCGGTGA
- a CDS encoding divalent metal cation transporter, whose amino-acid sequence MSPPPPVSSTVPPLDGSPPPAEIPRSFWQYVRSFGPGFIAVLTWLGAGDIVSAGVAGGNYGYALAWAMVLALAVRYAFVSMIARFQLCNPRGEGVLDGLVRFHRYYGPFLFVAVLFWGHLSTSYMLAGVGEISAKIFGFGGNYLWQIFWVAIVVSIIFRPAYHRAELLFKFLLALLAASFLGCAIWVGLEPVSLLKGVFAFDVPADTGPFGALVVALGMIGAVGGSLVNLVYPYFLEQKGWKGPEYRRVQRYDFLLAIIVLVVFNLAVWTLGAELVFKTGGSISSIDDMAVLLGGVLGEPGRILFLLGVFAAVFTSILGAGLGLAYLGSHAWYRWRSGHLDPLNIDFRNSKVYRYIVLWIIVSPLIWGGKAEFISLTLIANTFTVVLIPAISGGLWWITARADFIGAENRNRWWENAIMASVFLLALYGMVGAARSIITQIGNL is encoded by the coding sequence ATGTCCCCACCCCCCCCAGTCTCATCGACGGTTCCGCCTCTTGACGGGTCGCCCCCTCCCGCTGAAATCCCGAGAAGCTTCTGGCAGTATGTCCGGTCTTTCGGCCCCGGTTTCATCGCCGTTCTGACCTGGTTGGGGGCCGGAGACATTGTCTCGGCGGGTGTGGCCGGCGGCAACTACGGTTATGCCCTTGCCTGGGCCATGGTGCTGGCCCTCGCGGTCCGCTACGCCTTCGTCTCGATGATCGCCCGCTTCCAGTTATGCAATCCGCGCGGGGAGGGGGTCCTGGATGGACTGGTGCGTTTCCATCGCTATTACGGTCCTTTTCTCTTCGTTGCCGTCCTTTTCTGGGGCCACCTGAGCACTTCCTATATGCTGGCGGGAGTGGGTGAAATCTCCGCGAAGATCTTCGGATTTGGCGGCAATTACCTGTGGCAGATCTTCTGGGTGGCAATCGTTGTATCGATCATCTTCCGCCCGGCCTACCACCGGGCTGAGCTCCTGTTCAAGTTTCTGCTGGCCCTGCTCGCAGCGTCGTTTCTCGGCTGTGCCATCTGGGTCGGTCTCGAACCGGTTTCGTTGCTCAAGGGCGTCTTTGCCTTTGATGTGCCGGCCGACACCGGGCCGTTCGGCGCCTTGGTGGTTGCCTTGGGCATGATTGGAGCGGTCGGGGGATCCCTGGTGAACCTGGTCTATCCTTACTTCCTCGAACAGAAGGGGTGGAAAGGGCCCGAGTATCGACGGGTTCAGCGATATGACTTCCTCCTGGCCATCATCGTCCTGGTGGTCTTCAACCTGGCCGTCTGGACTCTGGGCGCCGAACTCGTCTTCAAGACGGGCGGCAGTATCTCATCGATTGATGACATGGCCGTTCTGCTCGGGGGAGTGCTGGGTGAGCCCGGTCGCATCCTGTTTCTGCTGGGCGTGTTCGCCGCGGTCTTCACTTCCATCCTCGGGGCAGGTCTGGGCCTAGCCTACCTGGGCAGCCATGCCTGGTATCGCTGGCGCTCCGGGCACCTCGATCCTCTCAACATCGATTTCCGAAACTCGAAGGTCTACCGCTATATCGTCCTCTGGATCATCGTATCGCCGTTGATCTGGGGTGGAAAGGCGGAGTTCATTTCGTTGACGCTCATCGCGAATACCTTCACAGTGGTTCTGATTCCGGCGATTTCCGGCGGACTCTGGTGGATCACGGCCCGGGCGGATTTCATCGGGGCGGAAAACAGGAATCGCTGGTGGGAAAACGCGATCATGGCCTCGGTCTTTCTCCTCGCCTTGTATGGCATGGTCGGGGCGGCCCGTTCCATCATCACTCAAATCGGCAACCTTTGA